From Camelina sativa cultivar DH55 chromosome 5, Cs, whole genome shotgun sequence:
ctctctctctctctctctttctcttctctcttctctttccttccttgttcttgagagattgttCCTAGCTAACTTGCTTTTCCTTTCTTGGAATTGAAGTGCTTCTTTTGCACCATAAACAGTAGAAAGAGAAAGCTTCAAAGCAAGATAGATCAAAGAGAATCGTGCTATTCAGTGAAGttaggccaaaaaaaaaaaaaccccactTGCCATTTTTGTATAATTAGGTCAATCTCATCCACCACCATACTCaattctcttccttcttttttttctttctcgattctcaattttagggttttatctctttctctctatctttatcttcttctaccAAAAGATTGGAGTTCTTTCAAATTACTCTCAGATCGTATGGTGAAGAAGTGGAAATCTTGAAAAGATCCAAGATCGATTCCGcaagaaacaagaagatgatgatgaatcaagaagaagagaaacctaTTAATGAAGAAGCTTCTTCATCGATGGAGAGAGAACACATGTTCGACAAAGTAGTAACACCAAGCGACGTAGGTAAACTAAACCGACTCGTGATCCCGAAGCAACACGCGGAGAGATACTTCCCTTTAGACAACTCAACATCAAACGACAGCAACAAAGGGTTGCTTCTTAACTTCGAGGATCGAAGCGGAAACTCGTGGAGGTTTCGTTACTCTTACTGGAACAGCAGTCAAAGCTATGTCATGACTAAAGGTTGGAGCCGTTTCGTCAAAGACAAGAAGCTTGACGCTGGAGACATCGTTTCTTTCCAAAGAGACTCCGGTAATAAAGACAAGCTTTACATCGATTGGAGGAGACGACCTAAGATTCCTGatcatcatcaagcttcttaTCATCATCAGTTCGCCGGAGCTATGTTCCCTAGGTTTTACACTTtccctcatcatcctcagatgcCGGCAAATTACGAAACTCACAACCTTTATCATCGATTCCATCAACGAGATCTAGGAATTGGTTACTATGTGAGGTCAATGGAGAGAAGTAATCCAACGGCTGTGATTGAATCTGTGCCTGTGATGATGCAAAGGAGAGCACAAGTGGCTTCGAGAGGAGAGAAGAGGTTAAGGCTGTTTGGTGTAGACATGGAGTGCGGAGGCGGTGGCGGCGGTGGAGGAAGTGTGAATAGTACGGAGGAAGAGTCCTCATCTTCTGGTGGTAGTATTCCACGTGGCGGCGTTTCTATGGTTGGTGCTGGTTCTCTCCTTCAGTTGAGGTTAGTGAGCAGTGATGATGAGTCTTTAGTAGCAATGGAAGCTGCAAGTCTTGAGGATCATCACTTCTTTACAAAGAAAGGGaaatcttctttgtcttttgatttgGATACATGATGATTATGAGACTAATTAATCACTactttaatacatatatatatatatatatgataatatatacataaattatatatatgacacaAATATATGTCTTTCAAGATATTATTATCAAAGAAATTACATGTTTTTCAAGATTCGAAATTTGGTTCTTACAAAGTTAATTAGCctatttatttgattatgattTGATCAGTCTCTTATTTAGCTTTGGTTTGGTCGGTGTTATACAGAACAGAACTTTGGATAGCTAGGGATCAgtgtaaaacttaaaaaaccATGTCCCTCTAGTCAGAAACTAATCAGAAGATATGGGCTgtcttatataaaaagtgaaaatgtgtatataaaacatatatatatattgtaattgcAGAATTGTGTATATAATGATATTAAATGGttatcaaattttcatttactttctttagttttatttagttgATATATATGGCTGCTGTCTTGTTACTGTTACTGCTGCATTTTCATTTTCTGAAGCTGTTGCTGTTGCTTAATTAGTCAAGCAGATTTTGCAGCTTGCAGGAGATGGGCAGAGACAAAATTggatatctttttattttttatatctgtttttttttttaaatttaaaaaagaagagCTTTTTTCATCTAGGTAAGATTGAAAAGGTATGATCTGTTTTCACAGACATTGCTGATGCATTAACTGTTGCTTGCAGAAGTAaatgaatttattttaaatttattttctcagTTAACAAACTCGTTTCTTGTCTGGGACCATTGCACAattcacacacatatatatacaggcAGAGATTGTTAATGTTAGGTCTTGTTCGGTGTGACTATGCGTATGACTAATTCTTGTAGGTGCTTTTCAGTGGTGATCACACGAGTTTTAATTAAAGATGAAATTAACTCAAGTACTAAttatacattattgtgatgatagtTATAGATTATATAGACGAGTTGATTTGATTATATCCTATATATAGTGTATATGTGTGTATACATgttcttgtttttaattatttgtgcATAGATATAGTCACAAACATCAACaagttataattaatatatcgTGCATTATATATCTACAGGGCTTTAGCTATATCTAGTTGAAGATGAGTTAAAAAGATACTATTTTGATAGGTGTAGTAGATTTGTTGAGCCTTAGTGTAATATTAGAATGtcacaataaaattaaaatttggaagTTTACCAATGATAAAGAGAattaataaaaactatatatagccTCTTTGAAGGGTTGAAATAAATTTAGGTATTTCAACAGTTTTTGTCTATTATAAGTTTTTAGCAAACTGAGAAGTGAGCCTATATATGTGACCATGAACACATGCGATGCAAGGATCAGCTATAGTATGGTACATAAATACTTTGTTCTAACATCTTATCTTAATTATAAGTATGCCAAAGACgttctttaatttatgtatctagctatatatatatatatatatatatatatatatatgtgtatgtgtatgtatgtatacgAATTGCTATTTTTGTGAGGAATCTTAACTTGCAAAACGGATAGAAATCTATAGATTTATAACATTTGTGGTTCGTTAAACTAAGCAAAAAGCAGGAGCATGTCAGCTAAAGTCATTAACCTATACATACCATAGCTGTGAAAAGAGGCCATCGAAATCAGCGAGGGCTATGTACCTATAGATTACATAATGTAATCATATAATTGCCTATATATGTGAAGAGCATATGAGATATTAGGACTGAGCTACGAATAATGATAATGATTTATCATGAGGAACGTATCCcccccaaaaacaaacaaaaaaacaaataaaagagaaatcaaatcgatttaattaaaatgttagtaGTTTTTTAGCATCCTACTTTGGAGAGCAAacataggcaaaaaaaaaatttccttaaATCCAATATTTTGTCTCCAtggaaaaaaaatcaccaaaaataaatatttggtcAAAAAAcggtaaaaatatttaaatcctTTAAATTAAATCCCTAACATAATGTATTTAGCCATCAAGTCTCTCTAGTTATCTTATTAGACGTTTAGAAGCCATTTTAATCAGACCCGTTCGTCAACAGTAACTCTTGTTTAGCCATGCTAATGATCTAGCTAGACATGGTGTGTTGTTGACGTTGATCAAGCCACCGTCTTGTTGTATTAACCGGCCATCCCTTCCACCACCTCATTCGAGCATCGTCAAAACTATTGGGCATTTTCGTGTACCTTATTGGGCATTTTTGTGTTACCAAATTCATACAGTGacatataaatttatgattgcttttgtttttatatgaaaacGTAAATAATTATTGTCCCGAGTGGTACTTACttaatcaaaactaaaattcgAAATTCGAGTATCCAAGATCAAGACTTTAGTTTAAAATTTCCATACCACCATCTCAATCTCCTGATTAAATTCTCGTAATGACACGTTCAGAACGTTGTAAAATCATGAGATTTCACTATAATTGCTCGGATGCATTAACGTTGATAGAGGGTGGGACACAGTTAAACACCAGTGAACTACAAACCAATTTGGGACAAATGACTTTCCAAAACCACAAACCACAAACTTCGATTCACTAATTAGTTACTACGTTTTAGATTACATACCCGGTTAGGAGTCAATTTACTAGTGCGAAAGGGGAGCTAAGCAACTAATCAAAACAACTGTAAGAAAAGCCTTTAATCAAAACCGATGGTTTGAAGCATCTGGTTGGAGGAGAAGGAAAGTATTTACATCTGTGTAGCTACTCTTCTAAGTTGAACAATCATGCCTAAAACTTGAAACCTTTATATGCTCAACCTCTCTGGAGAAGAAGGTCTCAAACCAATACTTACTACCAAACGAAGAAGATATCTAAAGTAAACACTCATCCTCTAAAGGAAACCAAAATGAACTTCGATAGGTGATGAAACTAAGTATTAAGCCTCTGTCTGATCAAATCTTGATATAATGAATTTGAAACAGAAtcaattacatatttatatagcacataaagcaaaacaaaacacaactttACACAGACAAAACTCAGGACGTGTGATCTCTATCTCAAAGCACATATGCTCTTTGTAAAGTGATGACTAAAAAAAGCTACAAAAGAAATAAGATCAATTCGCATTCCCTAACTCCGACATTAACTCTCAAGAAAGATCAGAAGACACCAACGAGAAGAGAGAGGCCGAGCAAGAAAAGCCAAACAATATGAATCAATAACAAAGCTTGCCCTGGAACAGAAGCACTTCCAGCATTACCTGTATCACAAGCTCCTGTTTTGACTACACGGGCGCCGTGACAAGCTGCATCAAGACAACCGCACCAGTACGTTACTCCATCGGCTCCACATACAGGATCCGCCCGGAAACAGTTAATTGGACATCCACCCGGATCAGAACCACCGGGGCATacaccgccgccgccgccggaTTTATCTGGGAAATCATCAGCGGCTTGTAACCCGATCAAGCAGAAAGCTAATAAAAGGAAAGGAATGCTCATTGATAACGAAGGCATCACGATCGAATTTCTTAAACCCAGAAATCTAAACCTCCAGAAGAACCCTAGAGATTCGTTTCGTGGTGAAAGGAGTTGAAATTTCTGATTCGAATgattgaaaccctaatttcatgagatttggggatttttctCAAGAGAGTTTGCGTAACCGTGTTGTTTTGAATTGGTGGTACAGCCAGCTGGTCCGCCCACCGAATAAAGCAAATTATAGAGACTACGcgcagtttttttttaaatcagtaAAACATCATGTCGTTTATTTCAACGATAGCGAAGGAGAAACACTTCTAAATAAGAACACATTCAGGTACTGAAGTTACATATTAAAAACCTGAAACTTTAAactaaacatacaaaaagaacaataatATACAGTATCACGGCTTcattaatcctttttttttatgcttgaAGACTTTTTCTTTAGGATCAGGTTCACTGCGAGGTGCGAGCCGAGTGGTTTTTCATGGATAGTTATTATCTCTTGCGACATATCGTCATGCCATCTCCAATTGAAACCTGATGCGCAAAAAGAAAGATGGACAAAAATAGCTTGGAAGAGCTTCTTGTGTTAACTAGGAGTCTAGGAGCACAAAAGTGGTAGATTCCAGAAAACAAACAACTCACCATACTAATGCTTACACGTTTATCATCCATTAACTTTTTGTTGAAATTCCTAATGTTGATGGTCCTCGCCTCATCCACCTAATGAATTCATCACTGAGAAATTATGGTCTTGTGGAGAAGCTTTTGGAGCATGATTGTTTTTTAAGATACATACCATAGGATCTGCAACCCATCCATGCCAAAGAACATTATCAATTACAATGACTCCACCAACCCTGACCTGCGTCAGTAGAGAGATAAGTAACCGTTAAAGCTAACTTGACCNGGCGCCGTGACAAGCTGCATCAAGACAACCGCACCAGTACGTTACTCCATCGGCTCCACATACAGGATCCGCCCGGAAACAGTTAATTGGACATCCACCCGGATCAGAACCACCGGGGCATacaccgccgccgccgccggaTTTATCTGGGAAATCATCAGCGGCTTGTAACCCGATCAAGCAGAAAGCTAATAAAAGGAAAGGAATGCTCATTGATAACGAAGGCATCACGATCGAATTTCTTAAACCCAGAAATCTAAACCTCCAGAAGAACCCTAGAGATTCGTTTCGTGGTGAAAGGAGTTGAAATTTCTGATTCGAATgattgaaaccctaatttcatgagatttggggatttttctCAAGAGAGTTTGCGTAACCGTGTTGTTTTGAATTGGTGGTACAGCCAGCTGGTCCGCCCACCGAATAAAGCAAATTATAGAGACTACGcgcagtttttttttaaatcagtaAAACATCATGTCGTTTATTTCAACGATAGCGAAGGAGAAACACTTCTAAATAAGAACACATTCAGGTACTGAAGTTACATATTAAAAACCTGAAACTTTAAactaaacatacaaaaagaacaataatATACAGTATCACGGCTTcattaatcctttttttttatgcttgaAGACTTTTTCTTTAGGATCAGGTTCACTGCGAGGTGCGAGCCGAGTGGTTTTTCATGGATAGTTATTATCTCTTGCGACATATCGTCATGCCATCTCCAATTGAAACCTGATGCGCAAAAAGAAAGATGGACAAAAATAGCTTGGAAGAGCTTCTTGTGTTAACTAGGAGTCTAGGAGCACAAAAGTGGTAGATTCCAGAAAACAAACAACTCACCATACTAATGCTTACACGTTTATCATCCATTAACTTTTTGTTGAAATTCCTAATGTTGATGGTCCTCGCCTCATCCACCTAATGAATTCATCACTGAGAAATTATGGTCTTGTGGAGAAGCTTTTGGAGCATGATTGTTTTTTAAGATACATACCATAGGATCTGCAACCCATCCATGCCAAAGAACATTATCAATTACAATGACTCCACCAACCCTGACCTGCGTCAGTAGAGAGATAAGTAACCGTTAAAGCTAACTTGACCCCTATGGATAGAAGACTAGCATTACGATCTTGGTCTTACGACTTACGAGTCTAAGTAGCAATTCAAAGTACTCCTGATACATCGCTTTATCAGCATCAAGAAATGCAAAATCATAGCTGCAAATAAGAAATGCTGAAATGAGTTCAATCATTACCATCGCCAATTATATGAAAGAGGCTTACTGTATTTACCTGGACTCTTCACCGTTCTGAATCATTGACATCAAAGATTCTGCTGCAAGACCATGTTTGACAGTGACCTGATCAGTAGAGTAAACAAATTGACGAGTCAACCAGTTGCTCGTAATGAGATCAACAAGAGGCGGTATATATAGTGAGAAACTATTTACAAGAATGGCCAAGACTTAAACAGCTCGTAGAGTCGTAGTACCTCTTAGCAATAACTGAATAAGATATCTTTTGGTCTCACCTTGTGAGAGACTCCAGCAAGGTCGTAGTACCTCTTAGCAACTTCAAGAGAGTTGGAATCCTTATCACAGGCAACAAGACGCCCTGATTCTGGTAGAACCAACGCCACAGCCAAGGATGAATATCCCTGTTTGGAAACAAGAGCTCGTTATCATTGTCATAACAGTAAACATAACAATGCTCaggaaactcaaaaaaaaaaaaagagtaagcaCCGTGTAAACTCCAACTTCAATACATCTTTCTGCTCCAAGAATTTCTACTAGCATCGCAAGCAACTGCGCTTGATCAGGCGACACCTACAGCCAAAATCATATGTAAATTACTCATAAAGTAAGTTAGGCTTGGTGGTGGTGACAAGAACAGAAACAGTATTTACAATCTTGTTCACTTCACTAAACCAAGGAAAGCTAATCCAAATTTTCAAACAACTAGCAAAAACAAGAGCTCATCAACAAGGTGAAAGTATAACCTGAATTTGACTAATGGCGGTCTCTTCCCGAAGTTGCCTCAAGATctaaaacataaaccaaatcaaaagtgAAGTCACTGTAAATCTGAATAAGTgaaagacgaaaaaaaaaaaaaacaaaagcagaggAAACGAGTAACATACCTCATGCTCGCGGACGTTGTTGAGGACGTAGTCGTAAAGGCGAGGAGTGAGACTGATAACCATTTTGTTACCGTACTTGTCGTCTTCCGCCATAACTAAAGGAATCGCCTCCGTCGGGCAGTTTCCGACGACGGAGCCCGTTGGCAGGTTAAGTCGAGTATCGGGAGCTCTGAGATGAGAACCCCCGGGGCAGACGTCATCCGCAGCTAGTAATAAGCCTATCAAGCAGAACACCAACAAAAGGAAAGGAGTAGTCAGACTCAGTGACAACGACGGCATGGCGTGAAATCGATCGATTTGTTTGATTACAGTGCAGTGCCTATCCAAAATTCTTATAAGCAATTATTGAGAATTGGTGTGGAGttgctttttaaaaagttgacaATTAAAACCATTATTACAGCTTGGTTTGTTAAATACAAAGCTACAGCCTTAAAACTGTCTCCCAATTGCCCTTGATCACTTCTGGATGAGTCTTCTCAGTATTCGTGAGAATGGTTTCCAGAACAAAAGAACTGTGTCCCTATCCTGAAATATATTTTGGCTTCACCGATCCTTTCATGTTTACAGACTTCTCTCTGGGATAAGGTTGACTGTGACTCAAGTGGGTTCTTACTGATGATTATCTCTTGCGGCATATCGTCATGCCATCGCCAATTGGTACCTAATGCGCAAAGAAAGGTGAAAAACTGAAGAGCTCGTTGTGTTTGGACTTGGGAGCAAAAAGCGATAGAATCAAGAAAAAACTCACCATACTGATGCTTATACGTTTATCATCCATTAACTTTTTGTTGAAATTCCTAATGCTGATGGTCTTCGCATCATTCACCTGTTGATTTATGCGATATGTAATTATGATCTTTCTTCTCATTCGAGAATCTTTTAGAGCATGATTGTGTTTGTGTAAGATTGCATACCATAGGATCCGAAACTCGTCCATGCCAAAGAACATTATCCATCACAATGACTCCACCAACTCTGACCTGCGTCAGCAGAGATAATCGCTAAAGCTAACTTGGCCACTATGGAAAAGAGACTAGTATTAGTCATCTTACAAGTTGAAGAAGCAATTCAAAGTAGTCTTGATACATCCTCTTATCAGCATCGACAAATGCAAAATCATAGCTGCAAGCAATTAAAGCTGAAACTTAGGCAATCGTTTTAAATAGAGCCACCTTCAACGTTACAATGAAAGACGCTTACTGTATATACCTGGATCCTTCACCATTCTGAATCATGGATTTCAATGATTCAGCTGCAAGACCATCTTTCACATTAACCTGACTAGAGTTAACAAATCAAAGAATTATACAGTTGTTTGTAATGTTCTTGCGGGCTGACGTTGTGATAAGATTAAAGCAGTAACAAAACAGCAAACGAGACAGTAATCTTTCATGCCATATGAAAGCATGACAGGGATATATTTCGGCCTCACCTTGTGAGAGA
This genomic window contains:
- the LOC104788506 gene encoding B3 domain-containing transcription factor NGA2, coding for MMMNQEEEKPINEEASSSMEREHMFDKVVTPSDVGKLNRLVIPKQHAERYFPLDNSTSNDSNKGLLLNFEDRSGNSWRFRYSYWNSSQSYVMTKGWSRFVKDKKLDAGDIVSFQRDSGNKDKLYIDWRRRPKIPDHHQASYHHQFAGAMFPRFYTFPHHPQMPANYETHNLYHRFHQRDLGIGYYVRSMERSNPTAVIESVPVMMQRRAQVASRGEKRLRLFGVDMECGGGGGGGGSVNSTEEESSSSGGSIPRGGVSMVGAGSLLQLRLVSSDDESLVAMEAASLEDHHFFTKKGKSSLSFDLDT
- the LOC104788508 gene encoding uncharacterized protein LOC104788508, which encodes MPSLSMSIPFLLLAFCLIGLQAADDFPDKSGGGGGVCPGGSDPGGCPINCFRADPVCGADGVTYWCGCLDAACHGARVVKTGACDTGNAGSASVPGQALLLIHIVWLFLLGLSLLVGVF
- the LOC104788510 gene encoding caffeoyl-CoA O-methyltransferase, with the translated sequence MPSLSLSLTTPFLLLVFCLIGLLLAADDVCPGGSHLRAPDTRLNLPTGSVVGNCPTEAIPLVMAEDDKYGNKMVISLTPRLYDYVLNNVREHEILRQLREETAISQIQVSPDQAQLLAMLVEILGAERCIEVGVYTGYSSLAVALVLPESGRLVACDKDSNSLEVAKRYYDLAGVSHKVTVKHGLAAESLMSMIQNGEESSYDFAFLDADKAMYQEYFELLLRLVRVGGVIVIDNVLWHGWVADPMVDEARTINIRNFNKKLMDDKRVSISMVSIGDGMTICRKR